One window of the Lactobacillus sp. PV034 genome contains the following:
- the pepF gene encoding oligoendopeptidase F, producing MAIPTRDEVAQDLKWDLSGVFENDAAWEKEYQAINEAIPNLAKLKGSLVQSGQKLYEGITKILNIERKLERVYVYATMSSDVDTSNTKYLGYVAKAQALLSNFSAATSFVDPEILSIPAAELDKYMVDEPRLKDYAHRIETVTNKRSHTLPAAQEKIIAAAQNALESSANTFNVLTNSDIQFGFTQDDNGEMVQLSDGLYSLLIQSQDRNVRKNAFETMYDAYGQFQNSLASTLAGTTKQHNFDAKMHKYHSAREDALSNNNIPTEVYDNLIEEVNKHLDLLHRYVALRKKILNLPDLQMYDMYVPLTGEPALSYNFEEAKIEAKKALLPLGEDYLKHVDYIFNNRVIDVVESQNKVTGAYSGGSYDTDPYELLNWENNLDSLFTLVHETGHSVHSWYTRHTQPFIYGDYPIFVAEIASTTNENILTEYFLDKITEPKTRAFILNHYLDSFKGTLFRQTQFAEFEQFIHETDAQGAPLTAEVLSDYYSRLNQKYYGDSVEPGGDIALEWARIPHFYYNFYVYQYATGFAAATALANKIVHGTPEQTQAYIDFLKAGSSDYPIEIMKKAGVDMTQKNYLEDAFTTFEKRLNEFENLINQL from the coding sequence ATGGCTATTCCAACTAGAGATGAAGTAGCACAAGATCTAAAATGGGATTTGAGCGGTGTTTTTGAAAATGATGCAGCTTGGGAGAAAGAATACCAGGCTATTAATGAAGCTATTCCTAACTTAGCAAAGTTAAAAGGTAGCCTAGTACAATCTGGGCAAAAGTTATATGAAGGCATAACAAAAATTTTAAATATTGAGCGCAAATTAGAAAGGGTATACGTTTATGCCACTATGTCTAGCGACGTAGATACTAGTAACACCAAATATTTAGGATATGTGGCTAAGGCTCAAGCTTTGCTTAGTAATTTCTCAGCGGCTACTTCATTCGTAGATCCTGAAATTTTGAGTATTCCAGCTGCCGAATTAGACAAATATATGGTAGACGAACCTAGACTAAAAGATTATGCACATCGCATTGAAACAGTAACCAATAAGCGATCACATACCTTGCCTGCAGCCCAAGAAAAAATTATTGCAGCTGCTCAAAATGCTTTAGAAAGTTCAGCTAATACTTTTAATGTTTTAACCAACTCAGATATTCAATTTGGTTTTACTCAAGATGACAATGGGGAAATGGTTCAACTTTCCGATGGACTTTACTCACTTTTAATTCAATCACAAGATCGCAACGTACGAAAAAATGCTTTTGAGACAATGTATGATGCTTACGGTCAATTTCAGAATTCCCTTGCTTCTACCTTAGCCGGTACAACTAAACAACATAATTTTGATGCAAAAATGCATAAATATCACTCTGCTCGTGAAGACGCACTAAGTAATAATAATATTCCAACTGAGGTTTATGATAATTTAATTGAAGAAGTTAACAAACATTTAGATTTACTTCATCGCTATGTTGCTTTACGAAAAAAGATTTTAAATTTACCTGATCTCCAAATGTACGACATGTATGTACCTCTCACTGGAGAACCAGCTTTATCTTACAATTTTGAAGAAGCAAAAATTGAAGCTAAAAAAGCTCTTCTTCCTTTGGGGGAAGATTACCTAAAACATGTAGATTATATTTTCAATAATCGGGTAATCGATGTAGTTGAATCACAAAACAAAGTTACCGGTGCATATTCAGGTGGCTCTTATGATACTGATCCTTACGAACTATTAAACTGGGAAAACAATTTAGACTCCCTCTTTACTTTAGTTCATGAAACAGGTCACTCAGTTCATTCTTGGTACACTCGTCATACTCAACCTTTTATTTATGGTGATTATCCAATTTTTGTAGCAGAAATTGCTTCAACCACAAATGAAAATATTCTAACTGAATATTTCTTAGATAAAATCACTGAACCTAAAACAAGAGCATTCATTTTGAATCACTACTTAGATTCGTTTAAGGGTACTTTATTCCGCCAAACTCAATTTGCTGAATTTGAACAATTTATTCATGAAACTGATGCTCAAGGTGCTCCTTTAACTGCAGAAGTTTTAAGCGATTATTATAGCCGACTAAATCAAAAATATTATGGCGATAGCGTCGAACCAGGTGGAGATATTGCCTTGGAATGGGCTCGTATCCCTCACTTTTATTACAACTTTTATGTTTACCAATACGCTACTGGTTTTGCTGCAGCTACTGCCCTAGCAAATAAAATTGTTCATGGAACTCCTGAACAAACGCAAGCTTACATTGATTTTCTAAAAGCTGGATCTAGTGACTACCCAATTGAAATTATGAAAAAAGCAGGGGTAGACATGACCCAAAAGAATTACTTAGAAGACGCCTTTACCACCTTTGAAAAGCGTTTAAATGAATTCGAAAATTTGATTAATCAACTTTAA
- a CDS encoding LCP family protein, which produces MNPENHDQSSNPHNSTSKIKLSRNKYLAADQSKQKKSHFGAKVTGLIALLVIGIGVAYGAGVYFNALETVQQAYHGNGTTSKRISENKPISILLLGVDQGIEGRHDQGNSDTMILITLNPQKKKATMTSIPRDLLVDVLGDGKDGGKYYMSRINSAYEVGGYRASSKTVSKAFNVPINYYMEVNMQALESMVDAVGGVDVNVPFTFTYHTHFKKGKMHLNGKQALDYARMRKDDPRGDYGRQMRQRQIINQIVNKGLSINSVSNYRKILKIISKYVETNLTFNDMMTIAMNYRGVASNIESGYVHGHDATIGGASMQVASTKELQRVSDLNRSNLDLPKEKLHNEETRQNRLQKGIDWKDPAEFENYIIYAQHSDTQAWDGTN; this is translated from the coding sequence ATGAATCCAGAAAATCATGATCAATCTTCTAACCCACATAATTCGACATCAAAAATAAAATTATCACGAAATAAGTATTTAGCTGCAGATCAAAGTAAACAAAAAAAATCTCATTTTGGAGCTAAAGTTACTGGATTAATTGCTCTTTTGGTTATTGGAATTGGGGTTGCTTATGGAGCAGGAGTATACTTTAATGCATTAGAAACTGTCCAACAAGCTTATCATGGTAATGGAACTACTTCGAAGAGAATTTCTGAAAATAAACCAATTTCAATTTTACTTTTAGGAGTAGATCAGGGAATTGAAGGTCGTCATGATCAAGGAAATTCAGATACCATGATTTTGATTACATTGAACCCACAGAAGAAAAAAGCTACGATGACATCTATTCCTCGAGATTTACTGGTTGATGTTTTAGGAGATGGAAAAGACGGCGGTAAGTATTACATGTCCCGTATTAATTCAGCCTATGAAGTAGGAGGTTATCGCGCATCAAGCAAAACTGTCTCTAAGGCATTTAATGTTCCGATTAATTATTATATGGAAGTAAATATGCAGGCTCTGGAAAGCATGGTTGATGCAGTTGGTGGAGTTGATGTCAATGTTCCCTTTACCTTTACATACCACACGCACTTTAAAAAGGGAAAGATGCATTTAAATGGAAAACAAGCACTTGATTATGCACGTATGAGAAAAGACGATCCTAGAGGAGACTATGGCCGCCAGATGAGGCAAAGACAAATAATTAATCAAATAGTAAATAAGGGTCTGTCAATCAACTCAGTAAGTAATTATCGTAAAATTCTGAAGATTATTTCAAAATATGTGGAAACTAATTTAACGTTTAATGATATGATGACGATTGCTATGAATTATCGTGGAGTCGCTTCAAATATCGAAAGTGGATACGTACATGGACACGATGCTACAATCGGCGGCGCTTCAATGCAAGTAGCCTCAACCAAAGAATTACAACGAGTTTCGGATCTAAACCGAAGTAATCTAGATTTACCAAAAGAAAAACTGCATAATGAAGAAACACGGCAGAATAGATTACAAAAAGGGATTGATTGGAAAGATCCAGCTGAATTTGAAAATTATATCATTTATGCGCAACATTCCGATACTCAGGCATGGGATGGTACAAATTAA
- a CDS encoding ArsR/SmtB family transcription factor, giving the protein MEKLADKYQNAAFEQVVKIGKTFSNLTRIKILFMLDQGPKSVEELAGQINMSVANTSKNLQILKQVNLVKEEKQKNFVIYHLTSKKVNELLSLLIDLSEEALPSFTELEDNLVAKTTDLPHVDSKTLYDKLSSNGAYVLDLRPKDEFDNDHLPQAHNIDYHYIDEHLNELPNDQDIIVYCRGRLCGIANVVGQRLQDLGHQVYTYNHTVSEWKNDIQK; this is encoded by the coding sequence ATGGAAAAATTAGCTGATAAATATCAAAATGCTGCATTTGAGCAGGTAGTAAAAATTGGAAAGACCTTTAGCAATTTAACGCGAATCAAAATATTATTTATGCTTGATCAAGGTCCAAAATCAGTAGAAGAACTTGCAGGCCAAATAAATATGAGTGTTGCAAATACCTCGAAAAATTTACAAATCTTAAAGCAAGTAAATTTGGTAAAAGAAGAAAAACAAAAAAATTTTGTTATCTATCATCTCACTTCAAAAAAAGTAAATGAATTATTATCACTTTTAATTGATTTGAGTGAAGAAGCTTTACCAAGTTTTACTGAATTAGAAGATAACTTAGTGGCTAAGACAACAGATTTACCTCATGTCGATTCAAAAACTTTATATGATAAATTATCTTCTAATGGGGCTTATGTGCTAGATTTACGCCCTAAAGATGAATTTGATAATGATCATTTACCTCAAGCTCATAATATTGACTATCACTATATTGATGAGCATCTCAATGAATTACCAAATGATCAGGATATTATCGTTTATTGTCGTGGCCGTTTATGTGGCATTGCAAATGTAGTTGGACAACGATTACAAGATTTAGGCCATCAGGTCTACACCTATAACCATACAGTATCAGAATGGAAAAATGATATTCAAAAATAA
- the trxB gene encoding thioredoxin-disulfide reductase yields the protein MKKYDVAVIGAGPGGMTAALYAARANLKVAMIDRGVYGGQMNNTAEVENYPGFPSIMGPELGEKMYQSTIKQNVEFVYGDVAGLKMDGHKRIVQMEPEDIQATVVIIATGSNNKKLEIPGEEEYSGRGVSYCAVCDGAFFKDDNVVVVGGGDSAVSEGLYLANVTDDVNVIHRRDQLRAEKILQDRAFKNDKMNFTWDSEVKEIIGDGQKMTGVKVHNNKTNEDKVVDAAGAFIYIGNEPNTQPFRDLGITDKDGWVITNDRMETSIPGVYAIGDVRQKELRQIITAVGDGGVAGQNAFEYVESLKAEGVK from the coding sequence ATGAAAAAGTATGATGTAGCAGTTATTGGAGCAGGTCCTGGTGGAATGACTGCAGCATTATATGCTGCAAGAGCTAACCTCAAGGTAGCAATGATTGATCGCGGTGTTTATGGTGGTCAAATGAATAATACCGCTGAAGTAGAAAACTATCCTGGTTTTCCTTCAATTATGGGTCCTGAACTTGGTGAAAAAATGTACCAGAGTACGATTAAGCAAAACGTTGAATTTGTTTATGGTGATGTAGCTGGACTTAAAATGGACGGTCATAAACGCATTGTTCAAATGGAACCAGAAGATATTCAAGCAACAGTAGTAATTATTGCAACTGGATCAAATAATAAGAAACTTGAAATACCTGGTGAAGAAGAATATAGCGGTCGTGGTGTTTCTTACTGCGCAGTATGTGATGGTGCCTTCTTTAAAGACGATAATGTTGTGGTAGTTGGTGGAGGAGATTCAGCTGTGTCTGAAGGACTCTACTTAGCAAATGTTACTGATGATGTAAATGTAATTCACCGTCGTGATCAATTAAGAGCAGAAAAGATTTTGCAAGATCGTGCTTTTAAGAATGATAAGATGAATTTTACTTGGGATAGTGAAGTAAAAGAAATTATTGGTGACGGTCAAAAAATGACTGGCGTAAAAGTACATAATAATAAGACTAATGAAGACAAGGTTGTTGATGCAGCTGGAGCATTTATTTATATCGGAAATGAACCAAATACCCAACCATTTAGAGATTTAGGTATTACTGACAAGGATGGTTGGGTAATTACTAATGACCGAATGGAAACATCAATTCCAGGTGTTTATGCAATTGGTGATGTACGTCAAAAAGAGCTTCGTCAAATTATTACTGCAGTAGGTGATGGTGGCGTAGCAGGACAAAATGCATTTGAATATGTAGAAAGTTTAAAAGCTGAAGGAGTAAAATAA
- a CDS encoding DsbA family oxidoreductase, with amino-acid sequence MEIKYWSDIACPFCYIGSTRMKRVMKEIGIYDNTKLELKSFELNPMEAKHAHQGDYINHFTGGNPAMAAQAKQQMAYISQMAAGEGLEFHLDKVVPTNTMDAHRLIKLAESKNDPELAERVINRFYKVYFTDGESIADRKVLLKAAVEAGLDQAEVTELLDSDKYENEVRLDEIEAHQSGVQAAPFFVINNKYAISGAQPYEVFLEALKKVQAEEAAS; translated from the coding sequence ATGGAAATTAAATACTGGTCAGATATCGCTTGTCCATTTTGTTACATTGGCTCTACTCGTATGAAGCGAGTAATGAAAGAAATTGGAATTTATGATAATACAAAATTAGAATTAAAGTCATTTGAATTAAACCCAATGGAAGCAAAGCATGCTCACCAGGGCGACTATATTAATCACTTCACTGGTGGTAATCCTGCTATGGCAGCTCAAGCTAAGCAACAAATGGCTTATATCAGCCAAATGGCAGCAGGTGAAGGTTTAGAATTTCATTTAGATAAAGTAGTGCCAACTAATACAATGGATGCGCACCGCTTGATTAAGTTAGCTGAAAGTAAAAATGATCCAGAACTAGCAGAACGTGTAATTAATCGTTTCTATAAGGTCTACTTTACTGATGGTGAATCAATTGCTGATCGTAAGGTCTTACTAAAAGCTGCAGTCGAAGCTGGATTAGACCAAGCAGAAGTAACTGAACTTTTAGATAGTGATAAATATGAAAATGAAGTCAGATTAGATGAAATAGAAGCTCATCAATCTGGTGTACAAGCAGCACCATTCTTTGTTATTAACAATAAATACGCAATAAGCGGTGCGCAACCATATGAAGTTTTCTTAGAAGCTTTAAAAAAGGTACAAGCTGAAGAAGCAGCATCATAA
- a CDS encoding hydrolase: protein MRKFLMSVIGVTLLMLSFTAKDTFAVSNSADDIVSMSLVKETIKPQLMLQKFQDQQRVAYQNQKLKQIQAEQSRMDQVAAKEAAAKKAQEEKQKQAVVSQAPTATKAVQSTTSTSNKGTFKLSFYDPAAMGSNMGYGGVAANLSVFPKGTKLKITLSDGTVWYKVVNDTGSFAASNPHQLDVAMPNSQVPAAGILYATVEVIG, encoded by the coding sequence ATGCGTAAGTTTTTAATGAGTGTAATTGGTGTAACTTTATTAATGCTTAGTTTTACAGCCAAAGATACTTTTGCTGTAAGTAACAGTGCTGATGATATTGTCTCTATGTCTTTAGTTAAAGAAACTATTAAACCACAACTTATGCTCCAGAAATTTCAAGACCAGCAAAGAGTTGCTTATCAAAACCAAAAATTAAAACAAATTCAAGCAGAACAAAGTAGAATGGATCAAGTAGCTGCCAAAGAAGCAGCAGCTAAGAAGGCCCAAGAAGAAAAGCAAAAGCAAGCGGTAGTATCACAAGCTCCTACTGCAACAAAAGCCGTTCAATCTACTACCTCTACTTCAAATAAGGGTACCTTTAAGCTTTCTTTTTATGATCCAGCTGCCATGGGATCAAATATGGGATACGGTGGTGTAGCTGCTAATTTATCTGTATTTCCAAAGGGTACCAAGTTAAAAATCACTCTCTCTGATGGTACCGTATGGTACAAAGTCGTCAATGATACTGGTAGTTTTGCTGCAAGTAATCCTCATCAATTAGATGTTGCGATGCCAAACAGTCAGGTACCTGCTGCTGGTATTTTATATGCTACAGTTGAAGTAATTGGATAA
- a CDS encoding ABC-F family ATP-binding cassette domain-containing protein: protein MSLLTVKDLGQSFIDKTLYQDASFVLNKEDHMGVTGQNGVGKSTLIKILTGEVVQDEGTVKWQNKINVGYLDQYAHLEPGMTLKEFLQTAFEELFNKEKELNDLYIQYGENGEQSLLDKAGKIQTFLEEQGFYDIDTKIDQVASGLGLLELGYDHDVSKMSGGQRSKLILAKLLLQSSDVLVLDEPTNYLDVGHIDWLVEYLNNFEGAFIVVSHDYDFLGRITNCIIDIDFGTITRYTGDLKHALRQKEADRESYLKAYANQQRKIKKTQAYIRKNKAGSRSKSAKSREKQLSKMDILTPPQSNKRAHVQFPYVATASNLLLQTQNLIIGYDDPLVKAAFNFSVGNGEKVAVTGFNGIGKTTLLKTLLGQLKPIKGDFELSATAKLAYFKQDLTWPNKNMTPLQYLQENYPRIKPKELRQALARMGLTAQQAMSALKELSGGEQEKVKLAQMSFEPANLLFLDEPTNHLDVATKDSLRKAIIEFNGGVIIVSHERDFFQGDWVDKTIDIETMN from the coding sequence ATGAGTTTATTAACCGTCAAAGATTTAGGGCAGTCTTTTATTGATAAAACTTTGTATCAAGATGCATCCTTTGTGCTTAATAAAGAAGATCACATGGGTGTCACCGGTCAAAATGGTGTAGGTAAATCTACTCTAATTAAAATCCTAACTGGTGAAGTTGTGCAGGATGAAGGGACTGTTAAATGGCAAAATAAAATAAACGTAGGTTATTTAGATCAATATGCTCATCTTGAACCAGGGATGACTTTAAAAGAGTTTTTGCAAACTGCATTTGAAGAATTATTTAATAAGGAAAAAGAACTCAATGATCTCTACATTCAATATGGAGAAAATGGAGAGCAGAGTCTGCTAGATAAAGCAGGTAAAATTCAAACTTTTCTTGAAGAGCAAGGTTTTTATGATATTGATACCAAAATCGATCAAGTTGCTTCTGGTTTAGGATTACTAGAATTAGGCTATGATCATGATGTATCAAAAATGTCAGGTGGACAACGATCAAAGCTGATTTTAGCGAAATTATTGTTACAAAGTTCAGATGTTTTGGTGCTTGATGAACCGACTAATTATTTAGATGTTGGTCATATTGATTGGCTAGTTGAATATCTTAATAATTTTGAAGGTGCGTTTATTGTAGTATCTCATGACTATGATTTTCTTGGTCGAATTACTAATTGTATTATTGATATTGATTTTGGAACAATTACGCGTTATACAGGTGACTTAAAACATGCTTTGAGACAAAAAGAAGCGGATCGAGAAAGTTATTTGAAAGCATATGCTAACCAACAACGCAAAATAAAAAAGACGCAAGCTTATATTCGAAAGAATAAGGCTGGTTCGCGTTCTAAGAGTGCCAAGTCACGTGAAAAGCAACTTTCAAAGATGGATATTTTGACGCCCCCTCAAAGCAATAAACGAGCTCATGTTCAATTCCCATATGTTGCTACAGCGTCTAATTTATTATTACAAACCCAGAATTTAATTATTGGCTATGATGATCCTTTAGTTAAGGCAGCCTTTAATTTCTCTGTGGGTAATGGTGAAAAAGTAGCAGTTACTGGTTTTAATGGAATTGGTAAAACTACTTTGTTGAAAACTCTGTTAGGACAACTAAAACCGATTAAAGGCGATTTTGAACTGTCAGCAACAGCTAAGTTAGCTTATTTTAAGCAGGATTTAACTTGGCCTAATAAAAATATGACGCCATTACAGTATTTACAAGAAAATTATCCTCGAATTAAACCTAAAGAATTGCGTCAAGCACTTGCAAGAATGGGTTTAACTGCTCAGCAAGCAATGAGCGCTTTAAAAGAACTTTCTGGTGGTGAACAAGAAAAAGTTAAACTAGCACAGATGAGCTTTGAACCAGCCAACTTACTTTTCTTAGATGAACCAACTAACCATTTAGATGTGGCAACTAAGGATTCACTCCGGAAAGCAATAATTGAATTTAATGGTGGGGTAATTATTGTTAGTCACGAAAGAGACTTTTTCCAAGGAGATTGGGTAGATAAAACCATTGATATTGAAACAATGAACTAG
- a CDS encoding threonine/serine exporter family protein, which produces MQEKSIDSTYAAEVLDTCLKAGRLMIQGGSEMYRVEDTMLRIAKNAGIEGSRCFTTPTGIFMSLGPHSYTQITQIKKRDINLELVDRVNRLSREFAEKKITLADLKMKLSELSNDTPNYPIWLQIVGAIALSCTLMVLFMSNYDWGDFPAAAFVGGVGYGTFLGIKKYTKVRFLAEFVTAALMGFLTIALCKIFPKLLVDNILIGALMTLVPGVAFTNALRDLIGGDILSGVARGIEALFTAIALGGGVGIAIKLLGV; this is translated from the coding sequence ATGCAAGAAAAATCGATAGATTCTACCTATGCGGCTGAAGTGTTAGATACTTGCTTAAAAGCAGGTAGATTAATGATTCAGGGCGGTAGTGAAATGTATCGTGTTGAAGATACTATGCTACGAATTGCGAAAAATGCGGGTATCGAAGGAAGCCGATGCTTTACGACTCCAACCGGAATATTTATGAGTTTAGGACCACATTCATATACTCAAATTACTCAGATTAAAAAAAGAGATATTAATTTAGAATTAGTAGATCGTGTTAATAGATTATCGCGTGAGTTTGCTGAAAAGAAAATAACTTTAGCAGATTTGAAAATGAAGCTTAGTGAACTTTCAAATGACACACCTAATTATCCAATTTGGCTCCAAATTGTTGGTGCAATCGCCTTAAGTTGTACATTAATGGTACTTTTTATGTCTAATTATGATTGGGGAGATTTTCCAGCAGCTGCTTTTGTTGGTGGAGTTGGATACGGAACATTTTTGGGTATAAAAAAATATACTAAAGTACGCTTTTTAGCAGAATTTGTAACAGCAGCATTAATGGGTTTTTTAACCATTGCTTTATGCAAAATTTTTCCAAAGTTATTGGTTGATAATATTTTAATTGGAGCTTTAATGACCTTAGTACCTGGAGTAGCTTTTACGAATGCCTTAAGAGATTTAATTGGTGGAGATATTCTTTCTGGAGTTGCTCGAGGCATAGAGGCCTTATTTACAGCTATTGCATTAGGCGGTGGTGTTGGTATTGCAATTAAACTTTTGGGGGTATAA
- a CDS encoding threonine/serine exporter family protein, translated as MPYWLEIIINFSFAWVASVGFALIINVPHRALLLCGLSGAAGWMAYWWDIQFHFGRLGSNLLGALVVGILGIFFARIKKCPVTVFNIPGIVPLVPGVPAYQAVRAMVEGKMAEAEDLLLKVAIVAIAIAMGFMLAQMVGEVFFRIINNRKKKKNLL; from the coding sequence ATGCCTTATTGGTTAGAAATAATTATTAATTTTTCATTTGCATGGGTAGCTTCTGTAGGTTTTGCTTTGATAATTAATGTGCCTCATCGTGCTTTATTATTATGTGGTTTGAGTGGAGCAGCGGGCTGGATGGCATATTGGTGGGATATTCAATTTCATTTTGGGCGTTTAGGTTCAAATTTGCTTGGAGCTCTAGTTGTAGGAATTTTAGGAATATTTTTTGCACGCATAAAAAAATGTCCAGTAACGGTTTTTAATATACCGGGTATTGTCCCGCTAGTGCCAGGGGTTCCAGCATATCAAGCAGTACGTGCCATGGTTGAAGGGAAAATGGCAGAAGCTGAAGATTTATTGTTAAAGGTTGCGATTGTAGCAATTGCAATTGCGATGGGATTTATGCTAGCCCAGATGGTAGGAGAAGTATTTTTTAGAATAATTAACAATAGAAAAAAGAAGAAAAATTTGTTATAA
- a CDS encoding ribonucleotide-diphosphate reductase subunit beta, whose translation MTNTNFKPFDWKSGKQNVVDNSAWSRLNDIIYESRRVPIKKDIKEFLKLPVAQQEVLLHSFASLSLTSALQMKKGVRAVQEIATSPKEIAVFNALQYLESLNNRAYSYIIEELTRDSRTDRSKIFDWAINNQHLQEKNYQLNSIYESGNPLQRLAVLVLVNSGLYHSAFFAPLYLFGQGHLSRTAELTKDALRVTSFSGMYPGIKFRDRFNKLSSNKQEEIKIWVDNLIDTAMANESKHIELLYQDTDWTDNALNYVKYSINKGLMSLGLETKYPQTIDDIDSTIKQGLVENADGDDFFFYANKHAITHMNEI comes from the coding sequence ATGACTAATACTAATTTTAAACCTTTCGATTGGAAGTCCGGTAAACAAAATGTTGTTGATAATTCGGCATGGTCTAGATTAAATGATATTATCTATGAATCTCGTAGAGTTCCAATCAAAAAAGATATCAAAGAATTTTTAAAATTACCTGTTGCTCAACAAGAAGTATTGCTTCATAGCTTTGCTTCACTTTCTTTAACATCAGCTTTGCAAATGAAAAAGGGCGTTCGAGCTGTTCAGGAGATTGCAACTTCCCCAAAAGAAATTGCTGTATTTAACGCCTTACAATACTTAGAGTCTCTAAACAACCGGGCATACAGCTATATTATTGAAGAACTTACTAGGGATAGCAGAACTGATCGCAGTAAAATCTTTGACTGGGCTATAAACAATCAGCACCTACAAGAAAAGAATTATCAATTAAATTCTATTTATGAATCTGGTAACCCTCTTCAAAGGCTAGCTGTGCTGGTTTTAGTTAACTCTGGCTTATACCATTCAGCATTTTTTGCACCTTTATATTTATTCGGTCAGGGACATTTATCCCGTACTGCTGAGTTAACTAAAGATGCATTACGAGTTACTTCCTTTAGCGGAATGTACCCTGGTATAAAATTTCGAGATCGTTTTAATAAGCTTTCGTCTAATAAACAAGAAGAAATAAAAATTTGGGTTGATAATTTGATAGACACTGCAATGGCTAATGAAAGTAAGCATATTGAATTACTTTATCAAGACACAGATTGGACGGACAACGCATTAAATTATGTAAAATATAGCATAAATAAGGGATTAATGAGTCTAGGCTTAGAAACCAAATATCCTCAAACTATTGATGATATAGATTCCACCATTAAGCAAGGGTTAGTCGAAAATGCAGATGGTGATGACTTCTTTTTCTATGCTAATAAACATGCTATTACTCACATGAATGAAATTTAA
- the nrdI gene encoding class Ib ribonucleoside-diphosphate reductase assembly flavoprotein NrdI, which yields MVAIAYYTITGQTEQFIDKTGLVAHKIDDMKPEYQMGEKYILVLPSYQDFMMDSVVDFITYKDNKKNLIGLIGCGNRNFNDLFAQTAKKISATLNIPILYLLELSGNATDVKNVRDIVKKLSDSTANSNNNVKNVNPPKEIGNISFLSDYRQ from the coding sequence ATGGTTGCAATAGCTTATTACACAATAACAGGACAAACTGAACAGTTTATCGATAAAACTGGTCTCGTTGCCCATAAAATTGATGATATGAAACCAGAATATCAAATGGGAGAAAAGTATATTTTAGTTCTTCCATCATATCAAGATTTTATGATGGATTCTGTTGTTGATTTCATAACATATAAAGATAATAAAAAAAATTTAATTGGATTAATCGGCTGTGGTAATCGTAACTTTAACGATTTATTTGCCCAAACAGCAAAAAAAATCTCAGCAACTCTCAACATTCCAATTTTGTATTTATTAGAATTAAGTGGTAATGCAACAGATGTAAAAAATGTTAGGGACATTGTCAAAAAATTATCTGATTCTACCGCTAATTCAAATAACAACGTTAAAAATGTTAACCCTCCTAAAGAAATAGGAAATATCAGTTTTTTAAGTGATTATAGGCAATAA